The genomic DNA GGCGTCGGTGTAGCTGCCGCGCAGCAGCGGGGCGGTCTCGGAGTTGAGGAAGCCGACGATGCGGGTGCGGGTCGCCACGCCGCCGGCCTTGCGGTACATCTGCTCGTAGTGGGCGCGGGCCGCGCGCAGCATCTCGATGTCGGCCATGCTCACCCGGTGCCGGCCGCCGCGCGAGACGTCCACGTCGTCGGGCGGGTTCTCCCACTCCCATACGGGCATCACCGCGGGCGTACCGGTGACCGCGGGTGCGCCGAGGATGTGCGGGCGCTGCTGTTCGTCGGAGCGCCACAGGGCGGTGGCCCGTTCGACGAAGCCGGAGAGGGAGGTGCCGTGCGGGGTGGACGGTTCGCCCGGTACGCCGAGGCCGATGTCGTCGAGGGTGACGGGTCTGTGGAGCCGGGCCGCGAGGACCTCACAGATCAGGTCGGGGACCTGGCCTCGCGGGCGCTGGCCCTTCAACCACCTTGCCACGGCGGTGTGTTCGTAGCGTAGTGCGAGCCCTCGGGCGCGGCCTGCCTGGTTCACATGTGCGGCGAGTCCCGCGTGCGAGATTCCCGCCTCGTCCAGGATCGCGTCGAGGAGTGTGTTGGGCTGCATGAATGGCCCCCCGGTGACTCGGTGCCGACAGAGTAGTGCGGTTCGGTTCACACCGGGTGTGAATGGAGTGCGCGAATCCGTGGTGTGTGCGCGCTGTTGCGGAGAGTTCCGAACCGGTTGACTGGATTGCCTCGCAAGAGGCCGGCCGGGCCGCCGGCTCCCCCTCGTAAGTGCGGCGGCCTGGCTTTGCGGTGCACTGGCTAACGGTGGTTTGTCGGCTGCGGGTGCGTTGTGGCCGGGTGCGCCCGCGCGGCGGAGCCGCTAATGTCACCGCCCCGCGCCCCCGAGTAGGGATGCGCCGGCTTGCGGTCGTTGCTCAGGACGAGTAAGGCGACGTCATCAGCGGGTGTGCCGCCCGCATGACGCAGTAGCTCCGTGAAGACCAGGCCAAGTACGGACTGCGGTACTGGGAGCGGTTGTTGGGCAGCCACCTCTGCCAGTACATCGCGCAGAGGGAAGAAGCGGCCTCGACGGTCCCGGGCATCTTCCGCCCCGTCCGTGTACATGAACAGCGCTTCGCCCGGGAGCAGTTGACCGCAACAGACGAAAGGCAACGCCGCCGGCAGGGGAAACGGGCCGAGGGGCGGAAGAGGATCCGCTCGGGCAAGAGGTTCGACACCCGTCCCACTCAACCGATACGGCCACGGGTGACCGCAGTTCAGGCCCCGTACCTCGCCGTCCCTGCCGATCTCCAGCAGCAGTACGGTGACGAACTCCTCGGCGACCGGGCTGTCCGGGTCGAGGCCGCCCGACGCGGGGTGTTCCGCGCGGGCGCGTTCGCGCAGGTGGCGGGCGAGGGCGCGATCGAGGCGGCGCAGGACGCCCGCCAGGTCGGGCTCGTCGTGGGCGGCCTCGCGGAAGCTGCCGAGGACGGCTGCCACCGTGCCGATCGCGGCGATGCCGTGGCCGCGCACGTCGCCCATCACGACCCGTACGCCGTGCTCGGTCGCGATCACCTCGTACAGGTCGCCGCCGACCACCGCACCGCGTTCGGCGGACAGTTGGGCGGCGGCTATGTTCAGGCCGTCGAGGCGGGGTGGGAGTGGGCGCAACAGCGCGTTCTGGGCGGCGCCCGCGATCCGGCGGATCTGCCGGAGTTCGCGGAGAAGTGAGCGGCGGACCTGGACAATGAGACCGGTGCCGACCGCGAAGAACACGGCACTGGTGACGATGCGTGCGCCCAGGCTGTTCTGCTGGGCGAGCGGGCAGGTGAGTTTATAGGTGATCGCCATGGCGCCCCAGACCGTGGGCAGCCCCAGGGCGAGCGCCCTGCGCAGCGGACGGCGGGCACGCGTCCTCGGGCGCGGCCTGCGGGGAACCCCAGCCTTGATGCGGATCATGCCTGTGGCCCCCCAAATAGGCCCCGACAGCGCAATCGGACCGACCCCGAAAGGCCGGTCCGATTCTGTCGACCACATGCCCCGATCGGGCCACATCACCCGAACTTCTCACTCAAACGAGTGAGCTGGACACACAGGCCAGGGAAGCGCCCCTTTCAGGGACGCGGGGAACCGCGCGACCAGCCACAACGCACCCGCGGCCGGCCCATGACCGCAGCTCCCCACCCCTCAGCCCCGAAGCACCGCCCCAACCCGCGATCCGGCCAACGCAACCGCCGCATCCCGAGCAGCGGACGCCTCATCAACAGTCAACGTCCGATCACCCGCCCGGAACCGCAACGCATACGCCAGCGACTTCTTCCCCTCGCCGAGCTGCGCCGCGTTCTCGTACACGTCGAACAACCGGATCGACTCCAGCAGTTC from Streptomyces sp. NBC_01478 includes the following:
- a CDS encoding PP2C family protein-serine/threonine phosphatase translates to MIRIKAGVPRRPRPRTRARRPLRRALALGLPTVWGAMAITYKLTCPLAQQNSLGARIVTSAVFFAVGTGLIVQVRRSLLRELRQIRRIAGAAQNALLRPLPPRLDGLNIAAAQLSAERGAVVGGDLYEVIATEHGVRVVMGDVRGHGIAAIGTVAAVLGSFREAAHDEPDLAGVLRRLDRALARHLRERARAEHPASGGLDPDSPVAEEFVTVLLLEIGRDGEVRGLNCGHPWPYRLSGTGVEPLARADPLPPLGPFPLPAALPFVCCGQLLPGEALFMYTDGAEDARDRRGRFFPLRDVLAEVAAQQPLPVPQSVLGLVFTELLRHAGGTPADDVALLVLSNDRKPAHPYSGARGGDISGSAARAHPATTHPQPTNHR